The window ACGTTGAGGTTCTTCTCTATCTCTTTTTTATAAATGATTTCCCCGCAGCCGTTACATTTAAGCCAGAGTCCTGCCGGCATCTGGACTTTCTTGTTTTCAACTTTTAGTTTTGGGGCTTTACTTATTTTAAACCATGCCATAGCTTATTGCGTTCCCGTATTTTAGAATATGAATGTTTGATTTAATTCGAGGATGGATATATTACTGTTTTTAATGGCCCTTATCTCTTCTTTCAGGGTATCCAGATAATTCGGTTTCATATGGTAAACATAAATGCAGGTGTCTGCCTTTCCCTTTAGTTTGCCAAGTTCAGACGCAAGCATTTTGGGAGTAAGGTGGCCACTTAGTTGCGCAAGCTCAACCATACTGTCGGGAAAAGAAGTTTCAATGAAAATACCTTTAAGGTTATCTGTTTTACTCAGCGCCTGCCATATTTCTTCCGTATCCCGCGTATCCCCCAGGATGGCTACAGAACTTCCGTTTTCAGTGAAAATATAGCCCAGAGTAGGAACAACATGGTTCAACTTTATTGCAGTAACCGTCGTGCCGTTAATTTGAAAGGGCTTGCCGACTTCAATCTCTTTGAAATTAATGACCGGATTTTCAGGTGTCGGGATTTTCGAAAAATCGGGCCATATGCTGTTATTAAAAAGGTGCTCTTTTAAAATAGCGATAACTTCACCGGAACTGATGACGTTTATCCGGCCGGGATTGCTTCCGATAATATTATCGGCAAGAAGAGGAATATCTTTTATATGATCCAGGTGAGAATGGGTGACAAGAATATCTCTGATACCTCTTTGCTCATGAGGTGTTAATATTGAAGTGACGGCGCCGGCATCAATAAGCGTCGAGTCATTGAGCATAAAACATGATGTTTTAAAGCCGGGCAGTTCTGCGCCATAGCATCCAAGAACTTTAATCTGCATATTGATCCTTATGAGAAGCTTATCCCCTTAAACCGGCTTCTATCCCTCTCCAAACTGCTCTTTTAGAGCAAGAAAATCAAGGAATTTTCTTAGTTTGATAACATCCGCTATGATGATACTGTCTCCCCCGACACTGATCAATCCGGCCTTGATAATTTTATTTAATATTTCAGTAACCTTTTCCTGTTCAAGCCCCGTTTTTGTGGACAGGTCGGATACGGTGATCTTGACCTTTACTCCTTTGTCGGTATTTTCTCCTTCATTGTCTGCAAGTTTGGCAAGGGTGCTCACAACCTTGGTGTTGTTGTCCTTTATCATGAGATTTTCGATCTGTTCGTCAGCCTGCTTCAATCTTTGAGCCAGCTTTTTAATCATTCTCAAGGCAATTTCAGAATTACCCTTTATCATGGCTTCGAATGTTTTGGGATCTATGACGAGAAGTTTGCTGTCTTCTTCAACAACGGCCGATGCCGTCCGTGGTTCATTGTTTAAAATAGCCATTTCACCGAAAAACTCGCCTGCCGGGAGAATAGCCAGTGTTTTTTCAATTTTCCCTACTTTTTTTGTGATCTTTACCTTACCGCTATGAATAACGTACATTTGGTTCCCTGATTCACCATCCTTGAAAAGAACGGTGCCTGCCGGGACGGTTTTCCCAAATTTTTGAATAAGAAGATTATCGGTTCCCATCAGCTTACCCTCCACTAAAAATAAATTGTTTCATAAAGTAAAATTCTCCTGCCCTTACATCCCCTGCAGTTTACCGCCTGGCAAAGTGCCCCATTATAATGTTTCCGACAGATAATCTCCAAGTATTCTCGTGTCCTCTTCAAAGCTGGCAGGGGTATGCCGCATTCCCAGCTTAATGGAATTTACAAAATCCCTGACGCTGTTTATCATGGAATCACTGTCCACGTTTTCTTCGATGAGTTTTACAATGGCGCTCCCTATAACCACACCGTCTGCCGCCGCACCGGCTATGGCCGCCTGTTTCGCGTTAGAGATGCCGAATCCCACTGCCACCGGTTTAGACGTTGCCTCCTTGAT of the Deltaproteobacteria bacterium genome contains:
- a CDS encoding 3',5'-cyclic-nucleotide phosphodiesterase, whose protein sequence is MQIKVLGCYGAELPGFKTSCFMLNDSTLIDAGAVTSILTPHEQRGIRDILVTHSHLDHIKDIPLLADNIIGSNPGRINVISSGEVIAILKEHLFNNSIWPDFSKIPTPENPVINFKEIEVGKPFQINGTTVTAIKLNHVVPTLGYIFTENGSSVAILGDTRDTEEIWQALSKTDNLKGIFIETSFPDSMVELAQLSGHLTPKMLASELGKLKGKADTCIYVYHMKPNYLDTLKEEIRAIKNSNISILELNQTFIF
- a CDS encoding Crp/Fnr family transcriptional regulator; the encoded protein is MGTDNLLIQKFGKTVPAGTVLFKDGESGNQMYVIHSGKVKITKKVGKIEKTLAILPAGEFFGEMAILNNEPRTASAVVEEDSKLLVIDPKTFEAMIKGNSEIALRMIKKLAQRLKQADEQIENLMIKDNNTKVVSTLAKLADNEGENTDKGVKVKITVSDLSTKTGLEQEKVTEILNKIIKAGLISVGGDSIIIADVIKLRKFLDFLALKEQFGEG